A DNA window from Streptomyces sp. CA-278952 contains the following coding sequences:
- the pgl gene encoding 6-phosphogluconolactonase — protein sequence MTPPQLVVHRDKELMAQAAAARLITKIVDAQASRGHASVVLTGGRNGNGLLAALAAAPARDAIDWARLDLWWGDERFLPEGDPERNVTQAREALLDSVALDPARVHAMPASDGPYGDDADAAAAGYAAELAAAAGPEDHGAVPAFDVLMLGVGPDTHVASLFPELPAVRETERTVVGVHGAPKPPPVRVSLTLPAIRAAREVWLLAAGEDKAEAAAIALSGAGEIQAPAAGAYGRSRTLWLLDAAAASQLPRALYPQASA from the coding sequence GTGACGCCTCCCCAACTGGTCGTCCACCGCGACAAGGAGCTGATGGCGCAGGCCGCCGCGGCCCGGCTGATCACGAAGATCGTGGACGCCCAGGCCTCCCGGGGCCACGCCTCGGTGGTGCTGACCGGCGGGCGCAACGGCAACGGCCTGCTGGCCGCGCTCGCCGCCGCGCCCGCCCGGGACGCGATCGACTGGGCGCGCCTGGACCTGTGGTGGGGCGACGAGCGGTTCCTGCCCGAGGGCGACCCGGAGCGCAATGTCACCCAGGCCCGCGAGGCGCTGCTCGACTCGGTGGCGCTGGACCCTGCCCGGGTGCACGCGATGCCCGCGTCCGACGGCCCGTACGGCGACGACGCGGACGCGGCGGCAGCCGGGTACGCCGCCGAACTGGCCGCCGCGGCGGGCCCCGAGGACCATGGCGCGGTGCCCGCGTTCGACGTGCTGATGCTGGGCGTCGGCCCGGACACGCATGTGGCCTCGCTCTTCCCGGAGCTGCCCGCGGTACGGGAGACCGAGCGCACCGTCGTCGGTGTGCACGGGGCTCCCAAGCCGCCGCCGGTCCGCGTCTCGCTCACGCTGCCGGCGATCCGCGCGGCGCGCGAGGTGTGGCTGCTGGCGGCGGGCGAGGACAAGGCCGAGGCGGCGGCCATCGCGCTGTCCGGTGCCGGGGAGATCCAGGCCCCGGCGGCGGGCGCGTACGGGCGCAGCCGGACGCTGTGGCTGCTGGACGCCGCGGCGGCCTCGCAACTGCCGCGCGCACTGTATCCGCAGGCCTCCGCCTGA